One window of Trinickia caryophylli genomic DNA carries:
- the fliN gene encoding flagellar motor switch protein FliN, producing the protein MSDLNATPGDGAREVEAQMAAAAAAAAAAKGPADDETSLDDWASALAEQNSNPTPSAAAGVFQPLSKVEPTTTRNDIDMILDIPVQMTVELGRTKIAIRNLLQLAQGSVVELDGLAGEPMDVLVNGCLIAQGEVVVVNDKFGIRLTDIITPAERIRKLNR; encoded by the coding sequence ATGAGTGACCTCAACGCGACGCCGGGCGACGGCGCACGGGAAGTCGAAGCGCAAATGGCTGCGGCGGCCGCTGCGGCCGCCGCAGCCAAGGGCCCGGCCGATGACGAGACGAGCCTCGACGACTGGGCCTCCGCCCTCGCCGAGCAGAATTCGAATCCGACGCCTTCGGCCGCCGCCGGTGTATTCCAGCCGCTCTCGAAGGTCGAGCCGACCACCACGCGCAACGACATCGACATGATTCTGGACATCCCCGTCCAGATGACGGTGGAGCTCGGGCGCACGAAGATCGCGATCCGCAACCTGCTGCAACTCGCACAGGGTTCGGTGGTCGAACTCGACGGCCTCGCCGGCGAGCCGATGGACGTGCTCGTGAACGGCTGCCTCATCGCCCAGGGCGAGGTCGTGGTCGTCAACGACAAGTTCGGTATCCGCTTGACCGACATCATCACGCCGGCCGAGCGCATTCGGAAGCTCAATCGATGA
- the fliO gene encoding flagellar biosynthetic protein FliO, whose translation MKSIPRRLPAVIPPFPAAVAMGLALVAEPLDTFAADLNAINNAARTASGVAAGTAVPSLGIGAVLQTVLGLAIVIGLVFACAWLARRFGLQPSSRGNVVRTIGGVSLGGKERVAVVEIGDTWLVLGAAPGNVRLLHTLPAGAVDALNAARAHSGDAPDGEGPGGPDAASRQTSFGSRFRAALGDEAKKRFSRPSGGGK comes from the coding sequence ATGAAATCGATCCCGCGCCGGCTCCCCGCTGTCATTCCGCCGTTTCCGGCGGCGGTGGCAATGGGGCTGGCGCTCGTCGCCGAGCCGCTCGACACGTTCGCCGCCGATCTGAACGCCATCAACAACGCCGCGCGCACCGCGTCGGGCGTGGCGGCCGGAACGGCGGTGCCGTCGCTCGGTATCGGCGCGGTGCTGCAAACGGTCCTCGGCCTCGCCATCGTGATCGGGCTCGTATTCGCGTGCGCCTGGCTCGCCCGCCGCTTCGGGCTGCAGCCGTCCAGCCGCGGCAACGTCGTGCGCACGATCGGCGGCGTCTCGCTCGGCGGCAAGGAGCGCGTGGCCGTGGTCGAGATCGGCGACACCTGGCTCGTGCTCGGCGCCGCCCCCGGCAACGTTCGGCTGCTGCACACGCTGCCGGCGGGCGCTGTCGACGCGCTCAACGCAGCCCGGGCCCACAGCGGCGACGCGCCGGACGGCGAAGGCCCCGGCGGCCCCGATGCGGCATCGCGTCAAACGAGCTTCGGCTCGCGCTTTCGGGCCGCACTCGGGGACGAAGCGAAAAAGCGTTTTTCCCGGCCTTCGGGCGGAGGCAAGTAA
- the fliP gene encoding flagellar type III secretion system pore protein FliP (The bacterial flagellar biogenesis protein FliP forms a type III secretion system (T3SS)-type pore required for flagellar assembly.): protein MSLCRLARLARIVAPALPLLSLILIFPPTQAFAQAAGLPAFTTSPGPNGGTTYSLSLQTMLLLTMLSFLPAMVLMMTSFTRIVIVLSLLRQALGTSTTPPNQVLVGLALFLTLFVMSPVLDRAYQDGYKPFSDGSIPMETAVQRGVAPFKTFMLRQTRESDLALFAKISHAPAMQGPEDVPLSLLVPAFVTSELKTGFQIGFTIFIPFLIIDMVVASVLMSMGMMMVSPVTISLPFKLMLFVLVDGWQLLIGSLAQSFT, encoded by the coding sequence ATGTCGTTGTGCCGTCTCGCGCGGCTCGCGCGAATCGTTGCGCCCGCGCTCCCACTGCTTTCTCTGATCCTCATCTTCCCGCCGACACAGGCGTTCGCCCAGGCGGCGGGCCTGCCGGCCTTCACCACGAGCCCCGGCCCGAACGGCGGCACGACGTACTCGCTGAGCCTGCAGACGATGCTGCTGCTCACGATGCTGTCGTTCCTGCCGGCGATGGTGCTGATGATGACGAGCTTCACGCGCATCGTCATCGTGCTCTCGCTGCTGCGCCAGGCGCTCGGCACCTCGACCACGCCGCCGAACCAGGTGCTCGTCGGCCTCGCGCTCTTTCTGACGCTGTTCGTCATGTCGCCCGTGCTCGACCGCGCCTACCAGGACGGCTACAAGCCGTTTTCGGACGGCTCGATCCCGATGGAGACGGCCGTGCAGCGCGGTGTGGCGCCGTTCAAGACGTTCATGCTGCGGCAGACGCGCGAGTCCGATCTCGCGCTCTTCGCCAAGATCTCGCATGCACCGGCGATGCAAGGCCCTGAAGACGTGCCGCTTTCGCTGCTCGTGCCGGCTTTCGTCACGAGCGAGCTCAAGACGGGCTTTCAGATCGGGTTCACGATCTTCATTCCGTTTCTGATCATCGACATGGTCGTGGCGAGCGTGCTGATGTCGATGGGGATGATGATGGTTTCGCCGGTGACGATTTCGTTGCCGTTCAAATTGATGCTGTTCGTCCTCGTCGACGGGTGGCAGTTGCTGATCGGCTCGCTCGCGCAGAGCTTCACCTGA
- the fliQ gene encoding flagellar biosynthesis protein FliQ — MTPESVLTLAHRAMYVALLLTAPPLIVSLVVGLLVSFFQAATQINEATLSFIPKLVAVAVTLVIAGPWMLSITLDYFRQMLTSIPSMAG; from the coding sequence ATGACGCCGGAATCCGTTCTCACGCTCGCGCACCGCGCGATGTACGTCGCACTGCTGCTCACCGCGCCGCCGCTCATCGTCTCGCTCGTGGTCGGCCTGCTCGTGAGCTTTTTTCAGGCCGCCACGCAGATCAACGAGGCGACGCTCTCGTTCATCCCCAAGCTCGTCGCCGTCGCCGTCACGCTCGTGATCGCCGGGCCGTGGATGCTGTCGATCACGCTCGACTACTTCCGGCAGATGCTCACGAGCATTCCGTCGATGGCGGGATGA
- the fliR gene encoding flagellar biosynthetic protein FliR codes for MFTVTYAQLNAWLTAFLWPFARIAALVAAAPAFGHTSVPARVKVGLAAFMTLIVAPTLGPMPDATVFSGNGVWIMANQLLIGAALGFTMQLVFAAVEMAGSLVGLQMGLGFATFFDPMSNASNVVISRYLNTIAMIAFLTLDGHLQVVSALVASFDAVPISASLLGPTGLRTLVQWGGAVFSAGLLLALPVVVALLIANLSLGILNRAAPQIGIFQIGFSITLLVGMLLLQLMLPNMIPFFSHLFDLGVDEMGRIAGGLR; via the coding sequence ATGTTCACCGTCACCTACGCTCAGCTCAACGCCTGGCTCACCGCCTTTCTCTGGCCGTTCGCGCGGATTGCCGCGCTCGTCGCGGCCGCGCCCGCGTTCGGCCATACGTCCGTGCCCGCGCGCGTAAAGGTCGGCCTGGCGGCGTTCATGACGCTCATCGTCGCCCCCACGCTCGGCCCGATGCCCGACGCCACCGTGTTCTCGGGCAACGGTGTGTGGATCATGGCCAACCAGTTGCTCATCGGCGCGGCGCTGGGCTTCACGATGCAGCTCGTCTTCGCGGCCGTCGAGATGGCCGGCTCGCTGGTCGGCCTGCAGATGGGCCTCGGCTTCGCCACGTTCTTCGACCCGATGTCGAATGCGAGCAACGTCGTGATCTCGCGCTACCTGAACACGATCGCGATGATCGCCTTTCTCACGCTCGACGGTCATCTGCAGGTCGTGAGCGCGCTCGTCGCCTCGTTCGACGCCGTGCCGATCAGTGCGAGCCTGCTCGGGCCGACCGGTTTGCGCACGCTCGTGCAATGGGGAGGCGCCGTGTTTTCGGCGGGGTTGCTGCTCGCGCTGCCGGTGGTCGTCGCGCTGCTCATCGCCAACCTGTCGCTCGGCATCCTCAATCGTGCCGCGCCGCAGATCGGCATCTTTCAGATCGGCTTTTCGATCACGCTGCTCGTAGGCATGCTGCTGCTGCAGCTCATGCTGCCCAACATGATTCCGTTCTTCTCGCACCTGTTCGACCTCGGCGTCGACGAAATGGGGCGCATCGCCGGCGGCCTGCGCTGA
- the flgL gene encoding flagellar hook-associated protein FlgL — protein MRISTAQFYTQGVQTMGNQQSQLNDLYQQISTGQLMQTPGDNPLYAAQAVQLTMTTATISQYQTNQTSALSSLQLEDQTLSSVTNVMQSINSLVVRAGDGTLQDSDRAAIAKTIQGYRDELLTLANSSDSAGNYLFSGFEATTQPFTNNGSGGVNYMGDGGSRLVQVADTRQVATNDNGAAVFLAVPAIGTSAVAAGSASNTGTGTISRPTVTDASVATNSDRYTITFGGTSAAPTYTVTDNTLGTTTAATAFSTDTPIALGSGMTLSVKGAPAPGDTFTVTPATDSANSGVFSTIDSIIGALQTPADNNPTAKASLTNELAAGLTRFSNSMTAVTVVQASVGGREQELQALQTTTQNNALQAKNDLSNVTSVDMVAAVSQFSLAQTVLQAAQQSFLKVQSMSLFQYMS, from the coding sequence ATGCGTATTTCCACCGCACAGTTTTACACGCAGGGTGTCCAGACGATGGGCAACCAGCAAAGTCAGCTCAACGACCTGTACCAGCAGATCTCGACGGGCCAGTTGATGCAAACGCCGGGCGACAATCCGCTTTATGCGGCGCAGGCGGTGCAGTTGACGATGACGACGGCGACCATCTCGCAGTACCAGACGAATCAGACCTCGGCGCTCTCCTCGTTGCAGCTCGAGGATCAGACGTTGAGCAGCGTGACGAACGTCATGCAGAGCATCAACTCGCTGGTCGTGCGCGCGGGCGACGGTACGCTGCAGGACTCGGACCGCGCGGCGATCGCCAAGACCATTCAGGGCTATCGCGACGAACTGCTCACGCTCGCGAACTCGAGCGACAGCGCCGGGAACTACCTGTTCTCGGGCTTCGAGGCCACGACGCAGCCGTTTACGAACAACGGCTCGGGCGGCGTGAACTACATGGGCGACGGCGGCAGCCGCCTCGTCCAGGTGGCCGACACGCGCCAGGTGGCGACGAACGACAACGGCGCGGCAGTGTTTCTCGCGGTGCCCGCCATCGGCACGTCGGCGGTCGCGGCGGGCTCGGCGAGCAACACGGGTACCGGCACGATCTCGCGTCCGACCGTGACCGACGCATCGGTCGCGACGAACAGCGACCGCTACACGATCACGTTCGGCGGCACCTCGGCGGCGCCGACCTACACGGTTACCGACAACACGCTCGGCACGACCACGGCCGCGACGGCGTTTTCGACGGATACGCCGATCGCGCTCGGCAGCGGCATGACGCTTTCGGTCAAGGGCGCGCCGGCGCCGGGCGACACGTTCACGGTCACGCCGGCGACGGACTCGGCGAACAGCGGCGTCTTCTCGACGATCGACTCGATCATCGGCGCGTTGCAGACGCCGGCCGACAACAACCCGACGGCGAAGGCGTCGCTCACGAACGAACTGGCGGCCGGCCTCACGCGCTTTTCGAACTCGATGACGGCCGTGACGGTGGTACAGGCCTCGGTGGGCGGCCGCGAGCAGGAACTGCAGGCGCTGCAGACCACGACGCAGAACAACGCCCTGCAAGCGAAAAACGACCTGTCGAACGTCACGAGTGTGGACATGGTGGCGGCGGTCAGCCAGTTCTCGCTCGCGCAGACGGTGCTGCAAGCGGCGCAGCAGAGCTTTTTGAAGGTTCAGTCGATGTCGCTCTTCCAGTACATGAGCTGA
- the flgK gene encoding flagellar hook-associated protein FlgK, producing the protein MSNNIFSVGLSGLAAAQWGLQIAGNNISNASTTGYTVENAVYAESSGQYTGSGYLGGGVTTVTVLRNYSQYLATQLNTATSTNSGLSTNYSMTAQLNNLVGSPTAGISTAITAYFTGLQNVANGPTNLATRQSAMSAAQTLASQLSSAGAQYDQLRQSINSQLTTAVNQVNQYSKTIADLNQQIASASAQGQPPNQLLDQRDQAVADLSKLVGVNVVQGSEGYSVFLSSGQPLVVANQNFELGTKVSGGDPSELDVTYNGMPGTPSTTTQYLSESVLSDGTIGGLLAFRSQTLDPAEAQLGAIATSFSAQVNAQNALGLDLSGSVGGNLFNVASPTVYSNLANTGSGALTAAFANPAQPTAGDYTLSYNGTAYTLTDNATGSVIGTAASIASTGTTIGGLTLSLSGTMNTGDSFTILPTRGALNSFSLATTDASDIAAASPVLVSATASNTGGATVTQGTVAAGYTLPATPLTLTYSGGQLTGFPAGASVSVNGAAATTGTSFPYASGNTYTYNGMTFTVSGSPNNGDTFTIAKNTGTDDGRNALAMSKLISQQTLGNGTATLTGAYANYVNNVGNAASQLKATSTAQTALVKQITESQQSVSGVNLDEEAGNLLKYQQLYQANSKVIQTAQSMFQTLMGIF; encoded by the coding sequence ATGTCCAACAACATCTTCAGCGTCGGCCTTTCGGGGCTGGCAGCGGCTCAGTGGGGCCTGCAGATCGCAGGCAACAACATCAGCAACGCCTCGACCACCGGCTATACGGTGGAAAACGCGGTATACGCCGAGTCGAGCGGCCAGTACACCGGATCGGGCTACCTCGGCGGCGGCGTGACGACGGTCACCGTGCTGCGCAACTACAGCCAGTATTTGGCCACGCAGCTCAACACCGCCACCTCCACGAACAGCGGGCTGTCGACCAACTACTCGATGACCGCACAGTTGAACAACCTCGTCGGCAGCCCGACGGCCGGCATTTCGACGGCGATCACGGCCTATTTCACGGGCCTGCAGAACGTCGCGAACGGGCCGACCAATCTGGCCACGCGCCAAAGCGCCATGAGCGCCGCGCAAACGCTTGCGAGCCAGCTCTCGTCGGCGGGTGCGCAGTACGACCAGTTGCGCCAGTCGATCAACAGCCAACTGACGACGGCCGTCAACCAGGTCAACCAGTACAGCAAGACGATTGCCGATCTGAATCAGCAGATCGCGAGCGCGAGCGCTCAGGGGCAGCCGCCGAACCAACTGCTCGATCAACGCGATCAGGCCGTGGCCGATCTCTCGAAGCTCGTCGGCGTCAACGTCGTACAGGGCTCCGAAGGTTATAGCGTCTTCCTGAGCAGCGGCCAGCCGCTCGTCGTCGCGAACCAGAACTTCGAGCTTGGCACGAAAGTGTCGGGGGGCGATCCGAGCGAACTCGACGTGACCTACAACGGCATGCCCGGCACGCCGAGCACGACCACGCAGTACCTTTCGGAGTCGGTGCTCTCGGACGGCACCATCGGTGGCCTGCTCGCCTTCCGCAGCCAGACCCTCGACCCGGCCGAAGCGCAGCTCGGCGCGATCGCCACGAGCTTCTCGGCGCAGGTCAACGCGCAAAACGCGCTCGGTCTCGATCTGTCGGGCAGCGTCGGCGGCAACCTCTTCAACGTGGCTTCGCCGACCGTCTACTCGAACCTCGCCAATACCGGCAGCGGCGCGCTCACGGCCGCCTTTGCCAACCCGGCGCAGCCGACCGCGGGCGACTACACGCTGTCGTACAACGGCACGGCCTATACGCTGACCGACAACGCGACGGGCTCTGTGATCGGCACGGCGGCCTCGATCGCCTCGACGGGCACGACCATCGGCGGGCTGACGCTCTCCTTGTCGGGCACGATGAACACGGGCGATTCGTTCACGATCCTGCCGACGCGCGGCGCGCTCAATTCGTTCTCGCTCGCCACCACGGACGCCTCCGACATCGCGGCGGCCTCGCCGGTGCTCGTCTCGGCAACGGCCTCGAACACGGGTGGCGCCACGGTGACGCAAGGAACGGTGGCGGCCGGCTACACGCTGCCCGCCACGCCGCTCACGCTCACATATAGCGGCGGCCAGCTCACGGGCTTCCCGGCCGGCGCGAGCGTCTCGGTGAACGGTGCGGCCGCGACGACGGGCACGTCTTTCCCGTACGCGTCGGGCAACACCTACACCTACAACGGCATGACCTTCACGGTGAGCGGTTCGCCGAACAACGGCGATACGTTCACGATCGCGAAGAATACGGGCACCGACGACGGTCGCAACGCGCTTGCCATGTCGAAGCTCATCTCGCAGCAGACGCTCGGCAACGGCACGGCAACGCTCACGGGCGCCTACGCGAACTACGTGAACAATGTCGGCAACGCGGCGAGCCAGCTGAAGGCCACGAGCACGGCACAAACCGCGCTCGTCAAGCAGATCACCGAATCGCAGCAATCGGTATCGGGCGTGAACCTCGACGAAGAGGCGGGCAATCTGCTCAAGTACCAGCAGCTCTACCAGGCGAACAGCAAGGTCATCCAGACGGCCCAGTCGATGTTCCAGACCCTGATGGGCATCTTCTAA
- a CDS encoding flagellar brake protein, which produces MDTNQSNGSTGEAVDSALDFGRRNPLEIGVQLRNLANRGDFLTVQYKSGQLVTRILDVDVRERTFVFDWGALAEQNRGVLASPDCTFKAAPEGVRVEFSTATPTETRFEGLAAFEAPFPEVLYYVQRREYFRVDAPLLDPYFCRGVLPEGETFRFEIHDLSLGGIGLRTNDERVVDLPMGVALPDVELHLNGHGSLSVDLELVSMRATDLPNGGRRFQLGMRFMSLPGSAENTLQRLITQLEMKRRSLVRA; this is translated from the coding sequence ATGGATACGAATCAGTCGAACGGCTCGACAGGGGAAGCGGTCGATTCCGCTCTCGATTTCGGCCGTCGCAATCCGCTCGAGATCGGCGTTCAGCTGCGCAATCTGGCCAATCGCGGCGATTTCCTGACCGTTCAGTACAAGAGCGGCCAACTCGTCACGCGCATCCTCGATGTGGATGTGCGAGAGCGCACGTTCGTTTTCGACTGGGGCGCGCTCGCCGAGCAGAACCGGGGCGTGCTCGCCTCGCCCGACTGCACGTTCAAGGCGGCACCCGAAGGGGTGCGCGTCGAGTTCTCGACGGCCACGCCGACCGAAACCCGCTTCGAAGGCCTCGCCGCGTTCGAGGCGCCGTTCCCCGAAGTGCTCTACTACGTGCAGCGCCGCGAGTACTTCCGCGTGGATGCGCCCCTGCTCGATCCGTACTTCTGCCGTGGCGTGCTGCCCGAGGGCGAAACGTTCCGCTTCGAAATCCATGACTTGTCGCTCGGCGGCATCGGTCTGCGCACGAACGACGAGCGCGTCGTCGACCTGCCGATGGGCGTCGCGCTGCCCGACGTGGAACTGCACCTGAACGGCCATGGCTCGCTCTCGGTCGATCTCGAACTCGTTTCGATGCGCGCGACGGATCTGCCGAACGGCGGCCGGCGCTTCCAGCTCGGCATGCGTTTCATGTCGCTGCCCGGCAGCGCCGAAAACACGTTGCAGCGGCTCATCACCCAGCTCGAGATGAAGCGGCGCTCGCTCGTGCGGGCGTAA
- the flgJ gene encoding flagellar assembly peptidoglycan hydrolase FlgJ codes for MALDSKMANVGGGADLSQRFALDVQGFDALRAQAASAPQQSLKTAAKQFDAVFIQMMLKSMREATPQEGPLDSRDTAQFTSMLDSQLSQQMSSKGIGIANALITQLSRNAGFGGAGGASGAAGSLGSMGAMGALGGDAPTGNEGNTAMMSALARAYSNAAANGSLSKEPVGYSAASALTPPLRGNGSSSKVDAFVEKMAGPAQAASEATGIPARFIIGQAALESGWGKGEIKTANGAPSHNVFGIKATKDWTGKTVSTLTTEYVNGRPQKVVEKFRAYDSYEEAMTDYANLLRNNPRYASVVNSSRDAASFAHGMQRAGYATDPHYAKKLISIMQQMV; via the coding sequence ATGGCATTGGACTCGAAAATGGCAAACGTGGGCGGGGGGGCCGATCTCTCGCAGCGCTTCGCGCTTGACGTACAAGGTTTCGACGCCTTGCGCGCGCAGGCGGCGAGCGCCCCGCAGCAAAGCCTGAAAACGGCCGCGAAGCAGTTCGATGCCGTGTTCATCCAGATGATGCTCAAGAGCATGCGCGAGGCCACGCCTCAGGAAGGCCCGCTCGACTCGCGCGACACCGCGCAGTTCACGTCGATGCTCGATTCCCAGCTCTCGCAGCAGATGTCCTCGAAGGGCATCGGCATCGCGAACGCGCTGATCACGCAGCTTTCGCGTAACGCGGGATTCGGCGGCGCGGGCGGGGCCTCGGGGGCTGCCGGTTCGCTCGGCTCGATGGGCGCGATGGGGGCACTCGGCGGCGACGCCCCGACCGGCAACGAAGGCAACACGGCCATGATGAGCGCGCTCGCGCGCGCTTATTCGAACGCCGCGGCCAACGGCTCGCTGTCGAAGGAGCCGGTCGGCTACTCCGCGGCCAGCGCGCTCACGCCGCCGCTGCGCGGCAACGGCTCGTCTTCGAAGGTCGACGCTTTCGTGGAGAAAATGGCGGGCCCGGCGCAGGCCGCGAGCGAGGCCACCGGCATCCCGGCGCGCTTCATCATCGGTCAGGCCGCGCTCGAATCGGGCTGGGGCAAGGGCGAGATCAAGACCGCGAACGGCGCGCCGAGCCACAACGTATTCGGCATCAAGGCGACGAAGGACTGGACCGGCAAGACGGTTTCCACCCTGACGACCGAGTACGTCAACGGCCGCCCGCAGAAGGTGGTCGAGAAATTCCGCGCATACGACTCGTACGAAGAGGCGATGACCGACTACGCGAACCTGCTGCGCAACAACCCGCGCTACGCGTCGGTCGTCAACTCGTCGCGCGATGCGGCGAGTTTCGCGCACGGTATGCAGCGGGCCGGCTATGCGACCGATCCGCACTACGCGAAGAAACTGATTTCGATCATGCAGCAGATGGTTTGA
- a CDS encoding flagellar basal body P-ring protein FlgI — MTLRRLLASLIVPALLALAVAPAAQAERLKDLVQFQGVRDNPLIGYGLVVGLDGTGDQTMQTPFTTQTLTNMLANLGISLNSTTGASQSNMQLKNVAAVMVTATLPPFARPGEAIDITVSSLGNAKSLRGGTLLLTPLKGADGQVYALAQGNVAIGGAGASANGSKVQINQLAAGRITGGAIVERAVPTQVSQAGTLQMELNDMDYDTTQRIVAAVNNMFGSGTAVPLDGRTIQVRAPTDVSQQVAFMAQLQNIDVKPAQAPARVVLNARTGSIVMNQMVTLQNCAVAHGNLSVVVNTQTAVSQPGAFSNGTTVATPQSQIQLKQDNGALKLVTAGANLAEVVKALNALGATPADLMSILQAMKAAGALRADLEII; from the coding sequence ATGACGCTGCGCCGCCTGCTCGCATCCCTGATCGTTCCCGCGCTGCTCGCGCTCGCCGTCGCGCCCGCGGCCCAGGCCGAGCGCCTGAAGGATCTCGTGCAATTCCAGGGCGTGCGCGACAACCCGCTCATCGGCTATGGCCTCGTCGTCGGTCTCGACGGCACGGGCGACCAGACGATGCAAACGCCTTTCACGACGCAAACGCTCACGAACATGCTGGCGAACCTCGGCATTTCGCTGAACAGCACGACGGGCGCGTCGCAGTCGAACATGCAGTTGAAAAACGTGGCGGCCGTGATGGTGACGGCCACGCTGCCGCCGTTCGCGCGGCCCGGCGAGGCGATCGACATCACCGTTTCGTCGCTCGGCAATGCCAAGAGCCTGCGCGGCGGCACGCTGCTGCTCACGCCGCTCAAGGGCGCCGATGGTCAGGTCTACGCGCTGGCCCAGGGCAACGTCGCGATCGGCGGCGCCGGTGCGAGCGCCAATGGCAGCAAGGTACAGATCAACCAGCTCGCGGCCGGCCGCATCACGGGCGGCGCGATCGTCGAGCGCGCGGTGCCGACGCAGGTGTCGCAGGCCGGCACGCTGCAAATGGAACTGAACGACATGGACTACGACACGACGCAGCGCATCGTGGCGGCGGTCAACAACATGTTCGGCAGCGGCACGGCCGTGCCGCTCGACGGCCGGACGATCCAGGTGCGCGCGCCGACCGACGTCTCTCAGCAGGTCGCGTTCATGGCCCAGCTTCAGAACATCGATGTCAAACCGGCTCAGGCGCCGGCCCGGGTGGTGCTGAACGCGCGTACCGGATCGATCGTCATGAACCAGATGGTCACGCTGCAAAACTGCGCGGTGGCGCACGGCAACCTCTCGGTGGTCGTCAACACGCAGACGGCGGTCAGCCAGCCGGGTGCGTTCTCGAACGGCACGACAGTGGCCACGCCGCAGTCGCAGATTCAGCTCAAGCAGGACAACGGCGCGCTCAAGCTCGTCACGGCCGGCGCGAATCTGGCGGAAGTGGTGAAGGCGCTCAACGCGCTCGGCGCGACGCCGGCGGATCTGATGTCGATCCTGCAGGCGATGAAGGCTGCGGGCGCATTGCGCGCGGACCTGGAAATCATTTAA
- a CDS encoding flagellar basal body L-ring protein FlgH, with product MRTLRRALSLIHAGALAGVLSGTFAGCAYVEQRQPITQQPMTAMPPAPVAPQPTGSIYSAGFAGRPLFEDQRPRNVGDILTIVIQENINATKSSQAGAGRNGSTTMSVPTAGFLGGLFNKVNLDASGGNTFKGTGGANASNSFNGTITVTVTNVLPNGNLVVSGEKQMLINQGNEFVRFSGVVNPNTVAGDNSVFSTRVADARISYSSKGYINEAETMGWLQRFFLNIAPW from the coding sequence ATGCGCACGTTGCGGCGCGCGCTCTCGCTGATTCACGCGGGTGCGCTTGCCGGCGTGCTCTCGGGCACGTTCGCCGGCTGCGCGTACGTGGAGCAGCGGCAGCCGATCACGCAGCAGCCGATGACGGCCATGCCGCCGGCGCCGGTGGCGCCGCAGCCGACGGGGTCGATCTACTCCGCCGGCTTCGCAGGCCGGCCGCTCTTCGAAGACCAGCGTCCGCGCAACGTCGGCGACATCCTCACGATCGTCATTCAGGAAAACATCAACGCGACGAAATCGTCGCAGGCGGGTGCCGGCCGCAACGGCTCCACGACCATGTCCGTGCCCACGGCGGGCTTTCTGGGCGGCCTCTTCAACAAGGTCAATCTCGACGCCTCGGGTGGCAACACGTTCAAAGGCACGGGCGGCGCGAACGCGTCGAACTCGTTCAACGGCACGATCACCGTCACGGTCACCAACGTGCTGCCGAACGGCAACCTCGTGGTGAGCGGCGAAAAACAGATGCTCATCAACCAGGGCAACGAGTTCGTGCGCTTCTCGGGCGTCGTCAACCCGAACACCGTGGCGGGCGACAACAGCGTGTTCTCGACGCGCGTGGCCGATGCCCGGATCTCATACTCGTCCAAGGGCTACATCAACGAGGCCGAGACGATGGGCTGGTTGCAACGATTCTTCCTGAACATCGCGCCGTGGTAA
- the flgG gene encoding flagellar basal-body rod protein FlgG, which yields MNRSLYIAATGMNAQQAQMDVISNNLSNVSTNGFKGSRAVFQDLIYQTLRQPGANSTQETELPSGSQIGTGVEQVATERLYTQGALQQTGNSKDLAINGAGFFQVQMPDGTTAYTRDGSFQTNSQGQLVTSSGYQVMPAITIPQNATSLTIGTDGTVSIKVAGSTANQTIGTIQLATFINPAGLESKGQNLLVETQSSGAPNVTTPGLNGAGTLNQGYVEASNVNVVQELVNMIQTQRAYEINSKAVQTSDQMLQTLSQMSV from the coding sequence GTGAACCGTTCCCTCTATATCGCAGCCACGGGCATGAACGCCCAGCAGGCCCAGATGGACGTGATCTCGAACAACCTGTCGAACGTCAGCACCAACGGCTTCAAGGGCTCGCGTGCGGTGTTCCAGGACCTGATCTATCAAACGCTGCGCCAGCCGGGCGCCAACTCGACGCAGGAAACCGAGCTGCCCTCCGGCAGCCAGATCGGTACCGGCGTGGAGCAGGTCGCCACCGAGCGCCTGTACACCCAGGGCGCGCTGCAGCAAACGGGCAACTCGAAGGATCTCGCCATCAACGGCGCGGGCTTCTTCCAGGTGCAAATGCCCGACGGTACGACGGCTTATACGCGCGACGGCTCGTTCCAGACGAATTCGCAGGGCCAGCTCGTCACCTCGAGCGGCTATCAGGTGATGCCGGCGATCACGATCCCGCAAAACGCGACCTCGCTCACGATCGGCACCGACGGTACCGTGAGCATCAAGGTGGCCGGCTCGACGGCGAACCAGACGATCGGCACGATTCAGCTCGCCACGTTCATCAACCCGGCCGGTCTCGAATCGAAGGGGCAGAACCTGCTCGTCGAAACGCAGTCGTCGGGTGCGCCGAACGTCACGACCCCGGGCCTGAACGGCGCCGGCACGCTCAACCAGGGCTATGTCGAGGCTTCGAACGTGAACGTCGTGCAGGAGCTCGTGAATATGATCCAGACGCAGCGCGCGTACGAGATCAATAGCAAGGCGGTCCAGACCTCGGACCAGATGTTGCAGACCTTGAGCCAGATGTCGGTTTAA